From the Fuerstiella sp. genome, the window CCGCGCCACGCGTCATTTTACCGAGCTTTCCCCGCAGGTCAGGATCATCTGACAGACAGGACAAATGCGCCCCCATTTGATCAGCCATTTCCAGCCGCACCGGACTGTTGCCAATTGCGATGATTCTTGCTCCCATCAACCGCCCCAGAGCGACAGCTCCCAGGCCGAGAACACCCAGCCCGACGATTGCCACGTACTCACCGGGCTGAAAAAAAGCCTTGCGAAAACACAGGGAACTCAATGCATACAGCCAGGCATAGACCGCATCTTCGTCGTGAACACTGTCGGGCACTTTGACCAGATAACCCGATTCGTTTGCAACGTACTCAGACTGATGTGGCATGATGCCAACGATTCGATCACCAGTTTGAAAACGCGTCACATCGCTCCCGACGGCACGCACGATTCCAAGGTTACTGTCGCCGACCCAGCGCGGATAGTCGGGGGCTCCCGGGACATGTTCCGCTCCCTCGTAGTTGCCCCGGTCGGTTCCAATCTTGAGGGCTGATATGCTTGTTTCGACGTGTATTTCATCAGCACGCAGGTTGTCTGCAGCGACGGTCTGCTCTTCGATCCGAAGATCTCGCGGTGCATGGAGGACGGCGATTTTCATGATGGTTCCTTCTCACAAGAATATTTGCTGCCGCCGCGTTTGCCCGTGGTTTGCAGGGCATCGGAGCGAATTCCGTTACTGATCCCGGCTGTACATTCATCTGTCTGCGTCCCACGAACCTGTGTGCGGACGCGCAGTCAGAAAATACTTCTACCGACGACTTTTCTGGCTGGCTTCACTCAAACATAATAGCGGAATTCACCCTGCTCGATCACTTCTGGTTTCCGGAACGGGGAAGGCAGGAATCGGATCATAAATCCTGACGTATCGGGAAGTGCTTTTGTCCTCCTGTGGTTTTGCTTAATTCCTGCGTAGAACAACAACCAACACATCCACAACGCGCAAATGTCAGGGTTCAGGATTTTGACATTCAGTCGCCAGCCTGGTTTGTCACGTCATCAAGCGAACAATCAACCTTATTCCGGGAACGTATTGGATGAAGACTGCTCTTGCTCCTCGGCCGACACTCATGTTCTTCTGTCTGTCAATTGTGCTGGCGACGGAGTCATCTGTGTACGCACAGCAGAAACCCAAATCTCTACCGGGTGTCGACTATCCCCGAGATAACGCTGCAGACGGTTACAAGGTCGATCTCAGGTGGCCACAGGAAAAGTCAAGCTATTCCTGGAAGGCAATGCCTGGGATTGCGATTGACGAAAC encodes:
- a CDS encoding zinc-binding dehydrogenase, with protein sequence MKIAVLHAPRDLRIEEQTVAADNLRADEIHVETSISALKIGTDRGNYEGAEHVPGAPDYPRWVGDSNLGIVRAVGSDVTRFQTGDRIVGIMPHQSEYVANESGYLVKVPDSVHDEDAVYAWLYALSSLCFRKAFFQPGEYVAIVGLGVLGLGAVALGRLMGARIIAIGNSPVRLEMADQMGAHLSCLSDDPDLRGKLGKMTRGAGVDLVIQTANPWPAYRTSVEIVRPNGRVSIVALPGRGEPPLDFNPLDMKWFYRKGISLIAVSGQTGHLYPHQSAAFDRWRECEYVLDLMANGNLEPKRLITHRFHYSKMAEAYEMACRREKNMLGVIFQWNELA